The DNA region ATTTACGTCGTGGCAAACCGAGTTGTCATAAAGCCTTTGACGAAGCAACTGCTATTTTAACCGGAGACGCGTTATTAACACTCGCCTTCAACGTGCTGGCAAAGGCGGATTGCAGCAATGAACAAAAAATAACCTGTATTCAACTGTTATCACAAGCTGCCGGTTCAAGAGGCATGGTCGGCGGCCAAGCCATTGATCTGGCTAATGAAGGAAAGTCCATTTCCATTGCTGAAATTGAAAACATGCACCTACATAAAACAGGGGCCTTGATCTGTAGCTGTATCACTTTAGTCGCAAGTTTAAAGTTTCAAACAACAGATAGCCAGTATCGCCACCTAAAACATTATGCAGAATGTATCGGACTGGCGTTTCAAGTACAAGATGATATTCTTGATGAAACCTCATCTACTTCAACACTCGGCAAAACACAAGGTAAAGACCGGCAAGCTGAGAAGTCCACATATCCTTCTATTTTAGGCTTAAAGGCTTCGAAACACTTAACCAAAGATTTGCATGACGAGGCTATACAAAGTCTTTCAAATTTTGATCACCGCGCTAATTACCTTAGGGATATCGCACAGTTCACTATCTCACGGATATCTTAAGTACATGGTCCTTAGACCAGTATTCACTTGCATAGTCTTTGCTTGCAAACGATAATACGCAACCTTAACCTAACGTATTATGAGCATTACGTGACGCCACTGGCAAAATACCCTATTCTCGATAAAGTTGATATACCAAACGACCTTCGTAACCTTACGGAAGAGGAGCTTATTGGTTTGTCACATGAGCTACGTGAGTTTCTAATTTCCTCCGTCAGTAAATCAGGGGGACATTTATCAGCAGGGCTTGGTACCGTTGAACTGACCATTGCCTTACATTATGTTTTCGACACCCCTACTGATAAATTAATTTGGGATGTTGGACACCAGGCTTACCCACACAAAATTTTAACTGGGCGTAAAGATAAGATTTCAACAATTCGTAAAAAACACGGCGTTACCCCTTTTGTAACACGTGCAGAAAGTGAATACGACGCATTTGGCGTTGGCCACTCGAGTACATCAATCAGTGCCGCTTTAGGTATGGCCATTGCCGCCGCTATAAATAACGATGAAAAACGCACAGTTGCTATTATTGGTGATGGTGGAATAACCGGTGGTATGGCTTTTGAAGCGCTAAATCACGCCGGTGCCTTAGATGCAAATTTACTGGTTATTTTAAACGACAACGACATGTCTATTTCGCCAAATGTCGGGGCGATGAAAAACTATTTAGCTAAAATCTTATCCGGAAAATTCTACACAACCGTAAAAGAAGGTAGCAAAAAGGTGATGGCTAACATGCCCAGTGTTTGGGAGTTGGCAAGACGAACTGAAGAACACGTAAAAGGCATGGTTATACCGGGGACATTATTTGAAGAGATGGGCTTCAACTATATTGGACCTATTGATGGTCACGACCTCCCCACTTTAGTTAAAACATTATCCAACCTAAAAGACTTACAAGGCCCACAATTCTTACACATTGTGACCCAAAAAGGTAAGGGCTACTCCCCTGCTGAAGCGGACCCAATTGGATACCACGGCGTTTCAACCTTTGACCCAAGTAAAGAAAAGTTACCAGAAAAGGCACCTAGTTCAGCCACTTATAGTGAAGTTTTTGGCCAATGGCTTTGTGATATGGCTAAAGAAAATGACAAACTCGTTGGCATTACCCCTGCCATGCGTGAAGGCTCTGGCATGGTGACATTTGAACAGCAATACCCAGAGCGTTTTTTTGATGTTGGTATAGCTGAACAACACGCTGTTACCTTAGCGGCGGGAATGGCTTGCGAAGGCTTACAGCCTGTTGTTGCTATTTATTCAACGTTTTTACAACGTGGATATGATCAACTTATTCACGACGTTGCCTTGCAAAAACTCCCTGTTCTTTTTGCTATTGACCGTGCAGGCTTAGTTGGCCCTGATGGCCCCACTCATGCTGGTTCGTACGACTTTAGCTACCTGCGCTGCATCCCAAATATGGTTATCATGGCGCCCGCTGACGAAAACGAATGTCGACTTATGTTAACAACAGGGATTCAACATAAAGGACCAGTTGCAGTACGTTATCCACGCGGTAAAGGTCCTGGGGTCACTATTAATAATACACTTGATAGCATTCCAATTGGCAAAGCCGTTACTCTAAGGGAAGGCAAAGATATCGCCTTATTAGCATTTGGCTCATCGGTGACACAAGCACTTGAAGTAGCCGAGGAATTTAATTCAACGGTGATCAACATGCGCTTTATAAAACCCTTGGATGAAGACATGATCAAACATATTGCTAGCACTCACAACACGTTGGTGACACTGGAGGAAAATGTTATCAAAGGTGGCGCAGGCAGCGGTGTTAACGAGTTTATTAACCAAGCTTCAATCGATACCAAGGTCTTAAACATTGGCTTGCCAGACCTTAATCTTGAACACGGTTCAAGAGAAGAACTATTGCAAGAAGCAGGTCTCGACACTCAAAGCATAAAAAACTATATAAGCAGCAGCTTAAATAAAACAAACACCTGATACAACACAGCTTACTTACTAAATATGACCATCGAAGACGTACAAAACCACCCAGATTCTAGAAATATGCCCATTAATAAAGTCGGCATAAAGGATATCCGCCACCCATTTGTTTTTGTCGATAGGGACGGTCACCAACGAGCAACTGTTGGCACCTTTAACATGTCTGTCAACTTACCTCATCATCAAAAGGGCACTCATATGTCACGTTTTGTGGCCCTTTTGAATGAAGATTGCCAGCAATTATCTATTAAGGGGTTCAGTGCATTATTAGAAAAAATGACCCACACCCTTGAAGCGGAAACAGGTTACCTAACCACAGAGTTCCTATATTTTGTTAACAAGTCTGCCCCTATTACTGGCGTTAAAAGCTTATTAGACTATCAAATAAAGCTTGACGGGCACTGGTCAAAAAGTGATCACAAAATCAAAATTTCAGTAGTCATCCCCGTTACCAGCTTATGCCCTTGTTCAAAGAAAATCTCTGAATATGGCGCGCATAACCAGCGTTCTCATATCACCGTTACCGCAGAAATTGGTGACAATATTTGCGCTGAAGACATTATCCAGCTGGTTGAAAAGCAGGCATCGAGTGAACTTTTCAGCCTATTAAAAAGGCCTGATGAAAAATACGTAACAGAGCTCGCCTACGACAACCCTAAATTCGTAGAAGATGTCGTAAGGGATATTGCTAGTGCACTTAACGATGACCAGCGAATTTTAGCTTATACCCTAGAAGCTGAAAACTTTGAATCCATACACAATCATTCTGCCTACGCAGTAATCGAAAACAACAAATTAACTTAATAATACCGGAGCTCCAACAATGTCTAACACCATAGACCTCACCCAATACGGGATAACCAACCCTAGCGAAGTTATCTACAACCCTTCTTTCGACCTTTTATTTGAAGAAGAAACTCGAGACGATCTAACAGGCTATGAAAAGGGAACTGTAACTAACTTAGGTGCTGTTGCAGTCGATACCGGTATTTTCACTGGACGCTCACCAAAAGATAAATACATCGTGATGGATGACGTATCACGTGATACCGTTTGGTGGTCTACCCAAGGCAAAAATGATAATAAACCCTTATCAGAAGAAAACTGGGGACACCTTAAAAACATTGTCACTAAACAATTATCTGGTCAACGATTATTTGTTGTAGACACCTACTGTGGTGCCAATAAAGATACCCGTTTGGCGGTACGCTTTATTGTTGAAGTCGCTTGGCAGGCACATTTTGTAAAAAATATGTTTATTCGCCCAACAGAAGAAGAATTGGTTGATTTTGAACCAGACTTCGTTGTTTTAAATGGTGCCAAAACAAATAACCCCGATTGGCAGGAGCACGGCCTTAACTCAGAAAACTTCATTGCTTTCAACCTAACCGAAAAAATGCAGCTTATCGGTGGCACTTGGTATGGTGGTGAAATGAAAAAGGGCATGTTCAGCATGATGAACTACCTGCTTCCACTGCGCGGTATAGCCTCAATGCATTGCTCTGCCAATGTTGGTAAAGATGGCGATGTTGCAGTGTTCTTCGGTTTGTCTGGAACAGGCAAAACAACACTATCCACCGATAAAGACCGTCAATTGATTGGTGATGATGAACATGGCTGGGATGATGATGGCGTGTTTAATTTTGAAGGTGGCTGCTATGCTAAAGTTATCAATTTAAGCGAAGAAGACGAACCTGAAATTTATGGTGCTATTCGTCGCGATGCTCTTTTAGAAAACGTTACTTTATCTGAAGATAACGTCATTCAATTTGCTGATAATTCTAAAACCGAAAACACGCGTGTTTCTTACCCAATTGATCATATTGACAATATTGTTAAGCCAGTTTCAAAAGGTGGCCATGCTAAAAAGGTTATTTTTTTAACCGCCGATGCGTTTGGCGTAACACCGCCGGTCTCAAAATTAACAGCCGCGCAAACTAAATATTATTTCCTATCTGGCTTTACTGCAAAGTTAGCCGGTACTGAACGAGGCATTACAGCGCCAACGCCAACATTCTCAGCGGCCTTCGGTGCAGCATTTTTATCATTACACCCCACCAAATACGCACAGGAATTAGTGAAACGTATGGAGGCTGTTAATGCCGAAGCCTACTTGGTTAATACTGGATGGAACGGCACGGGAAAACGAATTTCGATTAAAGATACCCGCGCTATCATTAATGCAATCCTTGATGGTTCAATTGAAGAAGCAGAAACAACACATATTCCCTACTTCAATTTAGAAATACCAACCGCGTTACCAGGCGTTAACACGGACATTCTTGACCCACGAAACACCTATGAAAATGAAGCTGATTGGGAAAAACGCGCCCATGAGCTTGCTCACTTATTTGAACTTAATTTCGAAAAGTACACAGATAACGAAGAAGGAAAATCTCTCGTAGCTGCTGGGCCGCAACTAAAATAATAACGTCAATCATAAACGTCAACCTCAAAGGCCATGCTCATGCATGGCCTTTTTTGTGGTATCTTTGATAGCTACGTCACCACCGATCTCATCATTATTTATGCCCAATGATCCAAGCCATATCGTCAGACCTGGTAATAAAAAAAAACGTAAAGGGAAGTTTACTGAGAAAGGACGTCAACTCGATGCCAACGCTCAACAAGCGATAAAGCAATTACTTGCTAACAAACCACATCGAAAAGACCTTCTTATTGAGTACTTACACCTTATACAAGATACTTGGTCCTATATCAGCGAACAGCACTTAATGGCCTTGGCAGATATACTAAAATTACCTCAAGCGGCGGTCTATGAAGTTGCCACTTTTTATCATCATTTTGATGTCATCAAAGAAAATGAGGCCGCACCACCACCTATCACAATTCGTGTTTGTCAGTCCTTAAGCTGCTGTCTGGCCGGTGCTGATAATTTAATACTAGAATTAAACAAGCAAAACCCAGAAAACATTCGAATAACATCCGCCCCATGCATGGGTTTATGCAACCAAGCACCCGCTGCTGCTGTTGGCAAAAATTATCTCGGTCAGGTAACCTCCAGCTCGCTCCTGTACGCTGCACAGAACAACCAGACACAGGCCAATGTGCCTACATACCAACGTTATGAACAATACATAAACGCAAACGGGTATCAATTACTCGCATCGCTGAGCAAACAAACTCTCAGCGTCACTGACGCTATTAACGAAATTGAAAAAAGCAATTTAAAAGGTTTAGGTGGGGCGGGGTTTCCTACTGCCAGTAAATTACGTCTTGTAAAAGCCGAGCCCGCTCCTAAGTATTTTTGTGTAAATGCCGATGAAGGCGAACCCGGCACATTTAAAGACAGACATTACTTGTCCACCGCGCCACATCAATTTTTAGAAGGCCTGCTCATCGCAGCATATATTATTGATGCTAATAAAATCTTTATTTATTTGCGCGACGAATACCCCGCCATCCATCAATTATTGCACAACGAAATTCAACTCCTCATTAACCATAAGATCATTAAAGAAGATTATATCGAGGTTAGGCGCGGCGCTGGCGCCTACATTTGCGGCGAAGAATCTGCAATGATTGAATCAATTGAAGGTAAACGTGGCATTCCCCGCCAACGCCCGCCTTATGTTGCCCATCAAGGCTTATTTGGTCGGCCGACCTTAGTACAAAACGTTGAAACCTTGTACTGGATTCCCACAATTTTAACTGATGGCGGTGAGCACTTTGCACAACAAGGTAAAAATGGGGCCAGTGGCTTGCGCACATTTTCAGTATCAGGTCGTATCAATAAACCCGGTGTCATTGTTGCCCCCGCTGGCAGCAATATTCGCGAATTAATTCATTTAGCAGGCGGTATGCTTAAGGGGCATTCATT from Cycloclasticus pugetii PS-1 includes:
- a CDS encoding NAD(P)H-dependent oxidoreductase subunit E codes for the protein MVSLIATSPPISSLFMPNDPSHIVRPGNKKKRKGKFTEKGRQLDANAQQAIKQLLANKPHRKDLLIEYLHLIQDTWSYISEQHLMALADILKLPQAAVYEVATFYHHFDVIKENEAAPPPITIRVCQSLSCCLAGADNLILELNKQNPENIRITSAPCMGLCNQAPAAAVGKNYLGQVTSSSLLYAAQNNQTQANVPTYQRYEQYINANGYQLLASLSKQTLSVTDAINEIEKSNLKGLGGAGFPTASKLRLVKAEPAPKYFCVNADEGEPGTFKDRHYLSTAPHQFLEGLLIAAYIIDANKIFIYLRDEYPAIHQLLHNEIQLLINHKIIKEDYIEVRRGAGAYICGEESAMIESIEGKRGIPRQRPPYVAHQGLFGRPTLVQNVETLYWIPTILTDGGEHFAQQGKNGASGLRTFSVSGRINKPGVIVAPAGSNIRELIHLAGGMLKGHSFKAYLPGGASGGILPSSLDNIPLDFGSLTEYGCFIGSHAIIVLSDKDSIKATSQNLLAFFNDESCGQCSPCRVGCEKASSLLSEQQWNKPLLKELCTTMADASICGLGQAAPNPILSSIKYFGDEV
- a CDS encoding polyprenyl synthetase family protein codes for the protein MTAFKDFQSAKTQQIETALARYLPASHIEPKRLHEAMRYSTLNGGKRIRAMLVYATGNLLEIQQPILDSIASSIELIHAYSLIHDDLPSMDDDDLRRGKPSCHKAFDEATAILTGDALLTLAFNVLAKADCSNEQKITCIQLLSQAAGSRGMVGGQAIDLANEGKSISIAEIENMHLHKTGALICSCITLVASLKFQTTDSQYRHLKHYAECIGLAFQVQDDILDETSSTSTLGKTQGKDRQAEKSTYPSILGLKASKHLTKDLHDEAIQSLSNFDHRANYLRDIAQFTISRIS
- the pckA gene encoding phosphoenolpyruvate carboxykinase (ATP); this encodes MSNTIDLTQYGITNPSEVIYNPSFDLLFEEETRDDLTGYEKGTVTNLGAVAVDTGIFTGRSPKDKYIVMDDVSRDTVWWSTQGKNDNKPLSEENWGHLKNIVTKQLSGQRLFVVDTYCGANKDTRLAVRFIVEVAWQAHFVKNMFIRPTEEELVDFEPDFVVLNGAKTNNPDWQEHGLNSENFIAFNLTEKMQLIGGTWYGGEMKKGMFSMMNYLLPLRGIASMHCSANVGKDGDVAVFFGLSGTGKTTLSTDKDRQLIGDDEHGWDDDGVFNFEGGCYAKVINLSEEDEPEIYGAIRRDALLENVTLSEDNVIQFADNSKTENTRVSYPIDHIDNIVKPVSKGGHAKKVIFLTADAFGVTPPVSKLTAAQTKYYFLSGFTAKLAGTERGITAPTPTFSAAFGAAFLSLHPTKYAQELVKRMEAVNAEAYLVNTGWNGTGKRISIKDTRAIINAILDGSIEEAETTHIPYFNLEIPTALPGVNTDILDPRNTYENEADWEKRAHELAHLFELNFEKYTDNEEGKSLVAAGPQLK
- the dxs gene encoding 1-deoxy-D-xylulose-5-phosphate synthase — encoded protein: MTPLAKYPILDKVDIPNDLRNLTEEELIGLSHELREFLISSVSKSGGHLSAGLGTVELTIALHYVFDTPTDKLIWDVGHQAYPHKILTGRKDKISTIRKKHGVTPFVTRAESEYDAFGVGHSSTSISAALGMAIAAAINNDEKRTVAIIGDGGITGGMAFEALNHAGALDANLLVILNDNDMSISPNVGAMKNYLAKILSGKFYTTVKEGSKKVMANMPSVWELARRTEEHVKGMVIPGTLFEEMGFNYIGPIDGHDLPTLVKTLSNLKDLQGPQFLHIVTQKGKGYSPAEADPIGYHGVSTFDPSKEKLPEKAPSSATYSEVFGQWLCDMAKENDKLVGITPAMREGSGMVTFEQQYPERFFDVGIAEQHAVTLAAGMACEGLQPVVAIYSTFLQRGYDQLIHDVALQKLPVLFAIDRAGLVGPDGPTHAGSYDFSYLRCIPNMVIMAPADENECRLMLTTGIQHKGPVAVRYPRGKGPGVTINNTLDSIPIGKAVTLREGKDIALLAFGSSVTQALEVAEEFNSTVINMRFIKPLDEDMIKHIASTHNTLVTLEENVIKGGAGSGVNEFINQASIDTKVLNIGLPDLNLEHGSREELLQEAGLDTQSIKNYISSSLNKTNT
- the folE2 gene encoding GTP cyclohydrolase FolE2; amino-acid sequence: MTIEDVQNHPDSRNMPINKVGIKDIRHPFVFVDRDGHQRATVGTFNMSVNLPHHQKGTHMSRFVALLNEDCQQLSIKGFSALLEKMTHTLEAETGYLTTEFLYFVNKSAPITGVKSLLDYQIKLDGHWSKSDHKIKISVVIPVTSLCPCSKKISEYGAHNQRSHITVTAEIGDNICAEDIIQLVEKQASSELFSLLKRPDEKYVTELAYDNPKFVEDVVRDIASALNDDQRILAYTLEAENFESIHNHSAYAVIENNKLT